The DNA region ATGCTATGCGCACGCCTCGGGCTATCTTGATAGCAAAAGGTCGACACACGAAAACCAAGTTCGCCAAGGCTGGCGGCTGCTGAAGCGCCAGCAAGTCCGGTCCCTACAACAATGATATGATACCTGCGCTTATTGGCTGGATTGATGGGCTTTGAGTGGTCAATATAACTAGCCCATTTATCCACCAGGGGACCGTCTGGAATGTTGGCGTTAAACATGAACCACCCCTAACCAAATCGATAGCGGAATTGAAATATAAGCAAGGCCGATCAAAACCGCCAGCACTTTGCCGCCGCATCGAATGGCCAAAGCATGCCAGCGCGTCAGACTCAAAGTTTGCGCCGCACTCGAAAATCCATGACTTAGATGTAAAATTAAGCAACCTTGGCACAAAACATACAGCATCGTAATTAAGCTATTTTGAAAGCTCAGCACTGTCAGCGAATACAAATCGAGTTCCGCATATTCGGGAAACACCCAACGCCAGGTCAAATGCGCCAGATGAAACATCAAAAAGCCAAGTAGCACCAAGCCGCCATACAGCATCGTTCGAGATGCCATCGAAGCTCTGACAGACCGCTTCTGTTCATACCGAACGGGCCTAGCAGCTTTATTCTTCAAGGCCAAATAGATGGAAGTAAAAATATGCACCACAAAAGCCGCAATCAGCCCAATACGCGCGGTCCATAGCAAAATGGGGTAGTGCCTTAAAGCGTCTGGGTAGGCATTAAAAACCTCGGCACCGTAAAAAATCTGCAGATTGCCCAGCAAATGCACAATGATAAAGCCGATCAGCATTAGGCCAGAGACCGCCATGGCGATCTTGGCACTAATGGAGGCCATTCACTTCATCCACAGTTTTTCGCACCGATGCTGTGGAGCGCAGGAACGCTTCCTTTTCTTCAGCTTGCAAGTTTAATTGAATCACGCGTTCAATCCCCTTTGCGCCGATAACAACTGGAACC from Myxococcota bacterium includes:
- a CDS encoding succinate dehydrogenase cytochrome b subunit, producing the protein MASISAKIAMAVSGLMLIGFIIVHLLGNLQIFYGAEVFNAYPDALRHYPILLWTARIGLIAAFVVHIFTSIYLALKNKAARPVRYEQKRSVRASMASRTMLYGGLVLLGFLMFHLAHLTWRWVFPEYAELDLYSLTVLSFQNSLITMLYVLCQGCLILHLSHGFSSAAQTLSLTRWHALAIRCGGKVLAVLIGLAYISIPLSIWLGVVHV